The following coding sequences lie in one Kamptonema formosum PCC 6407 genomic window:
- a CDS encoding DUF433 domain-containing protein, with translation MLLVPTAEPIPLITDENGAVRISKTRVTLDTAIAAFLEGASAEEIKDQYPSLQLSDIYSVIGYYLRHQTEVDAYLLMRQQRAAEIRQEAEKRFNPIGVRERLLARRNIS, from the coding sequence ATGTTACTTGTTCCCACTGCCGAGCCAATTCCCCTTATAACTGACGAAAATGGTGCTGTCCGCATTAGCAAAACTCGCGTCACCTTAGATACGGCGATCGCAGCTTTTCTTGAAGGAGCTTCAGCAGAAGAAATTAAGGATCAATACCCATCACTTCAATTGTCCGATATTTATTCTGTAATTGGCTATTACTTACGACATCAAACAGAAGTTGATGCCTATCTTCTAATGCGTCAACAACGTGCTGCGGAAATTAGACAGGAAGCAGAAAAGCGTTTTAACCCTATTGGAGTACGCGAGCGCTTATTAGCAAGACGCAATATAAGTTAG
- a CDS encoding DJ-1/PfpI family protein produces MAAKKILMLVGDYVEDYEVMVPFQALQMVGHAVHAVCPGKSAGQTIRTAIHDFEGDQTYSEKPGHNFTLNANFDDINASDYDALIIPGGRAPEYIRLNDKVLQITRYFANNNKPIASICHGLQVLAAAGVLEGKRCTAYPACSPDVLRAGGKYTEVPVTDAVVDGNLVTAPAWPAHPSWLAEFLKVLGTRIEHPEMVAA; encoded by the coding sequence ATGGCCGCAAAGAAAATCTTAATGCTAGTCGGCGACTACGTAGAAGACTACGAAGTTATGGTTCCATTCCAAGCACTACAAATGGTCGGCCACGCAGTCCATGCAGTTTGCCCCGGCAAAAGTGCAGGTCAAACTATTCGCACCGCCATCCACGACTTTGAAGGCGACCAAACTTATAGCGAAAAACCCGGTCACAACTTCACATTAAACGCCAATTTTGATGACATCAATGCCTCTGACTACGATGCTTTAATTATACCCGGAGGTCGCGCCCCCGAATATATCCGCCTTAATGATAAAGTGCTGCAAATTACCCGCTACTTTGCTAATAATAACAAGCCGATCGCATCCATCTGTCACGGATTACAAGTCTTAGCCGCCGCCGGCGTTCTCGAAGGCAAACGCTGCACAGCTTACCCCGCTTGCAGCCCCGATGTCCTCCGGGCCGGAGGCAAATATACCGAAGTTCCCGTCACCGATGCCGTAGTCGATGGCAATCTCGTCACCGCCCCCGCCTGGCCCGCCCATCCTAGCTGGTTGGCTGAATTTCTCAAGGTTTTAGGAACTCGGATAGAACACCCGGAAATGGTAGCCGCCTGA
- a CDS encoding cupin domain-containing protein has protein sequence MSLIKQVEIRVLESIKSGMAEFYTPQSSHETMLVQIPPHARDDLFVHHFQTDQLLVVRGNFVLVVLQNRKYRYIPLSDRIPALVTIPPGVPHGALSFTSEPCLLVNAVLRHGKADERDYRPMKPPFPYDLAAAQAMFDHSITRAA, from the coding sequence ATGAGTCTGATCAAGCAGGTTGAAATCCGAGTTTTAGAATCAATCAAATCGGGAATGGCTGAGTTTTACACACCCCAATCCAGCCACGAAACGATGTTAGTCCAAATTCCCCCCCATGCACGCGACGATTTATTCGTTCACCACTTCCAAACTGACCAACTCCTTGTCGTGCGCGGTAACTTTGTGTTAGTCGTATTACAGAACCGGAAATATCGCTACATTCCTTTGAGCGATCGCATCCCCGCACTTGTCACAATTCCCCCCGGAGTTCCTCACGGAGCCTTAAGCTTTACCAGCGAACCCTGTTTACTTGTAAACGCAGTTTTACGTCACGGAAAAGCAGACGAGCGCGATTATCGCCCCATGAAACCCCCATTTCCCTACGACTTAGCCGCAGCTCAAGCCATGTTTGACCATTCAATTACCCGTGCAGCATAA
- a CDS encoding DUF167 domain-containing protein: MAILTIKVKPNSKQQNIQQEPDGSFKISLKSPPIDGKANEELIKLLAKKFGIPKSQITIKSGLSSKNKLVELPLALSE, from the coding sequence ATGGCAATCTTAACAATCAAAGTTAAACCTAACTCTAAACAACAAAACATTCAGCAAGAACCTGACGGGAGTTTCAAGATATCTCTGAAATCTCCTCCCATTGATGGCAAAGCCAATGAAGAATTAATCAAATTACTGGCGAAAAAATTTGGCATACCCAAATCTCAAATCACCATCAAATCAGGTTTGTCATCTAAAAACAAACTTGTCGAACTACCTCTTGCCCTTTCGGAATAG
- a CDS encoding CsbD family protein codes for MSIENRAEAIAKNIEGKIQEAVSDVTGSQRDKLEGQAKQDEAAVIHLKEDLKDKAKEIVDRA; via the coding sequence ATGAGTATTGAAAATAGAGCTGAGGCAATTGCCAAAAATATCGAAGGCAAAATACAGGAAGCCGTTAGCGATGTTACGGGAAGCCAAAGAGATAAATTAGAAGGTCAAGCCAAGCAGGATGAAGCAGCAGTAATACACCTGAAAGAAGACCTTAAAGATAAAGCCAAAGAAATTGTTGATAGAGCCTAG
- the opcA gene encoding glucose-6-phosphate dehydrogenase assembly protein OpcA → MTMTPIKAPPIVSLQAPKDVSIDQIEAELSQIWESYRETGDNGDFPVATRATTFTFVVYEPEETQQLLAALGFYLGPIDGISGPLTAAGVRAAQKAYGMPRTGKTNAELLERLREDFTKKSLNGGLEDGSVAASSSLNASGTGIADAIASANPCRIIALCPTAGEDRGVTAQVSAYCPVHKRSSSTLICCEYITLRGAEAALERVSGIVSALMIEDLPKFLWWKATPDADLALFQRLAAASSSVIVDSSCFAQPETELLEMQNLKDQGIPIADLNWRRLAPWQELTAEAYDPPERRAAIGEIDRVTIDYEKGNSSQALMFLGWLASRLQWHPLSSQQEDGDYQIKRVQFAGPQGRQIEAELAAIPTADTGDVQGDLIALRLNSTNEKADCGTVLCSETGGCMRMESHGGAQTGRINQVTPLFDQQTEQLLSQHLQRWGRDMLYEESLAVTAQILKLVNG, encoded by the coding sequence ATGACAATGACACCGATTAAGGCTCCTCCAATTGTTTCACTGCAAGCGCCTAAAGATGTTTCTATCGATCAGATAGAGGCAGAACTCAGCCAGATTTGGGAAAGCTACAGAGAAACTGGAGATAATGGGGATTTTCCGGTTGCTACTAGGGCAACAACCTTTACTTTTGTGGTTTATGAACCCGAAGAAACTCAGCAGTTATTAGCTGCTTTGGGATTTTACTTAGGCCCGATTGACGGCATTAGTGGCCCCTTAACTGCGGCGGGAGTGAGGGCGGCGCAAAAGGCTTATGGAATGCCGAGAACTGGTAAAACTAATGCAGAATTGCTGGAGAGACTGCGGGAAGATTTTACTAAGAAAAGCTTGAATGGCGGTCTTGAAGATGGGTCTGTGGCTGCTAGTAGTAGCTTAAATGCTAGCGGGACAGGTATAGCAGATGCGATCGCATCTGCTAATCCCTGTCGGATTATTGCCTTGTGTCCGACTGCGGGGGAAGATCGGGGCGTAACTGCTCAAGTTTCGGCTTACTGTCCCGTTCACAAGCGCAGTAGCAGTACGTTAATCTGCTGCGAATATATTACGCTCCGGGGAGCTGAGGCGGCTTTAGAACGGGTAAGCGGCATTGTTTCGGCTCTGATGATTGAGGATTTGCCGAAGTTTCTCTGGTGGAAGGCGACACCCGATGCGGATCTTGCTTTGTTCCAGCGGCTAGCTGCTGCTAGCAGTTCGGTGATTGTAGATTCTAGTTGCTTTGCTCAACCGGAAACAGAATTACTGGAAATGCAAAACCTCAAAGACCAGGGGATTCCCATTGCTGACCTCAATTGGCGTAGGCTGGCTCCGTGGCAGGAGTTGACTGCTGAGGCTTATGACCCACCGGAACGCCGTGCGGCAATTGGGGAAATTGACCGGGTGACGATTGATTATGAAAAGGGAAATTCTAGTCAAGCGCTAATGTTTTTGGGCTGGTTGGCTTCTCGCTTGCAGTGGCATCCGCTTTCTTCTCAACAGGAGGATGGCGACTACCAAATTAAGCGGGTTCAATTCGCAGGCCCCCAAGGTCGGCAGATAGAGGCGGAATTGGCTGCTATTCCTACTGCTGATACGGGTGACGTTCAGGGTGATTTAATTGCTCTGCGTTTGAATTCTACGAATGAGAAGGCTGACTGCGGTACGGTGCTTTGCTCGGAAACGGGGGGCTGTATGCGGATGGAGTCTCACGGTGGAGCTCAAACTGGCCGGATTAATCAGGTCACGCCATTATTTGACCAGCAGACGGAGCAGTTACTTTCTCAGCATTTACAGCGCTGGGGCCGGGATATGCTTTATGAGGAAAGTTTGGCGGTTACGGCTCAGATTCTCAAGTTGGTTAACGGTTAA
- the zwf gene encoding glucose-6-phosphate dehydrogenase, producing the protein MVTLLENPLRVGLRQERMPDPQILVIFGASGDLTQRKLVPAIYQMKRDRRMPPEITVVGVARRPWSHDYFREQMRQGIEEFGEGIGPEDFWKDFAQGLYYFPGDIDNPESYEKLKVFLAEIDEKRRTRGNRVFYLSVSPNFFPEAIRQLGSAGMLSDPSKQRLVIEKPFGRDLSSAKALNRVVQNVCTEQQVYRIDHYLGKETVQNLMVFRFANAIFEPLWNRHYVDHVQITVAETVGVEDRAGYYESAGALRDMLQNHLMQIFCLTAMEPPNSLDADSIRTEKLKVLQASRLADVNNLEFSAVRGQYSAGWMKGKPVPGYREEPGVDPNSGTPTYVAMKFMVDNWRWQGVPFYLRTGKRLPKKISEIAIQFREVPLLIFQSAAQQASPNVLTMRVYPNEGISLRFEGKRPGPDLRTRTVDMDFSYGSSFGVTSSDAYDRLLVDCMLGDQTLFTRADEVEEAWRLVTPALTAWETPTDPSLVPQYEAGTWEPAEAEQLINRDGRRWRRV; encoded by the coding sequence ATGGTAACGCTATTAGAAAATCCCCTACGGGTAGGCCTACGCCAAGAACGGATGCCCGATCCCCAAATTCTGGTAATCTTCGGAGCTTCTGGAGACTTGACGCAGCGCAAACTGGTACCGGCGATCTATCAAATGAAACGCGATCGCCGAATGCCCCCAGAAATTACAGTCGTAGGTGTCGCTCGCCGTCCTTGGAGTCACGACTACTTCCGCGAACAAATGCGACAAGGTATTGAAGAATTTGGCGAGGGGATCGGCCCTGAAGACTTCTGGAAAGACTTCGCTCAAGGCTTGTACTACTTCCCCGGCGACATTGATAACCCCGAAAGTTATGAAAAATTAAAAGTTTTCCTAGCTGAAATCGACGAAAAGAGAAGGACGCGGGGCAATCGCGTCTTCTACCTCTCCGTTTCTCCCAACTTCTTCCCAGAAGCAATTAGACAACTGGGATCGGCGGGAATGTTAAGCGACCCCAGTAAGCAGCGTCTAGTGATCGAAAAACCCTTTGGTCGCGATTTAAGTTCTGCCAAAGCTCTCAACCGAGTAGTGCAGAATGTTTGCACCGAACAGCAAGTTTATCGGATCGACCACTACTTAGGTAAAGAAACAGTTCAGAACTTAATGGTTTTCCGGTTTGCTAATGCTATTTTCGAGCCCCTGTGGAACCGCCATTATGTTGACCACGTACAAATTACAGTAGCCGAAACTGTAGGCGTAGAAGACAGAGCCGGTTACTACGAATCGGCGGGCGCTTTGCGAGATATGTTGCAAAACCACTTAATGCAAATTTTCTGTCTCACAGCGATGGAACCACCAAATTCCCTAGACGCTGATAGTATCCGCACCGAAAAGCTAAAGGTGCTTCAAGCCAGCCGCTTAGCTGATGTGAATAACCTAGAGTTTTCAGCAGTTCGCGGTCAATATTCTGCTGGCTGGATGAAGGGCAAACCTGTCCCCGGTTATCGGGAGGAACCAGGGGTAGATCCCAATTCGGGAACGCCTACCTACGTGGCGATGAAGTTTATGGTGGATAACTGGAGATGGCAAGGCGTTCCTTTCTATCTACGAACTGGGAAGCGATTGCCGAAGAAAATCAGCGAAATTGCCATCCAGTTTCGGGAAGTACCCCTGCTGATTTTTCAGTCGGCGGCGCAGCAAGCTAGTCCCAACGTCCTAACAATGCGGGTTTACCCCAATGAGGGAATTTCGCTACGCTTTGAGGGTAAAAGGCCCGGGCCAGATTTGCGGACGCGCACAGTGGATATGGATTTTAGCTACGGTTCTTCCTTTGGAGTCACTTCTTCCGACGCTTACGACAGATTGTTGGTGGATTGTATGCTGGGAGACCAAACTTTGTTCACCCGTGCTGATGAAGTAGAGGAAGCGTGGCGTTTGGTCACGCCGGCACTTACGGCTTGGGAGACTCCCACTGACCCATCTCTCGTTCCCCAATACGAGGCGGGTACTTGGGAGCCGGCGGAAGCAGAACAGCTAATTAATAGAGATGGCCGCAGGTGGCGCAGAGTCTAA
- the tal gene encoding transaldolase, whose translation MNHLLEIEELGQSIWMDNLTRNLIESGELKEMIESRGVRGITSNPAIFEKAIAGNAIYDADIEAGIRAKKSVLEIYESLVFEDIRHACDIFGPVYQQSKGLDGYISIEVPPTIANDTESTISEALRYYQAIGKENVMIKIPGTAEGLPAVERVIGEGINVNVTLLFSVESYVNSAWAYIRGLEAFAAKGGDVSKVSSVASFFLSRIDSNIDAQIDEKLKGVTDISMKAKLEAVKGKVAIANAKIAYQKYKEIIASDRWQALAAKGAKVQRLLWASTGTKNPAYSDVMYVDELVGPETVNTLPPSTIEACFDHCDVAPRIETNVQEAYNLIANLKDPDIDINLDQVMTDLLLDGIDKFVQPFQSLMNSLEDKVQRLAAV comes from the coding sequence ATGAACCACCTGTTAGAGATTGAAGAACTCGGTCAAAGCATCTGGATGGACAACTTGACTCGTAATTTGATTGAGTCGGGTGAACTCAAAGAGATGATTGAGAGCCGAGGGGTACGCGGGATTACTTCTAATCCAGCGATTTTTGAGAAGGCGATCGCGGGTAATGCGATTTACGATGCTGATATCGAAGCAGGTATTCGCGCTAAGAAATCGGTACTGGAAATTTACGAGTCTCTGGTATTTGAGGATATCCGTCACGCCTGCGACATCTTCGGCCCAGTTTATCAACAGTCCAAGGGTTTAGATGGTTACATCAGCATTGAAGTACCGCCAACGATCGCCAATGATACAGAAAGTACAATCAGCGAAGCTCTACGTTATTATCAGGCGATCGGTAAAGAGAACGTGATGATTAAGATCCCAGGAACGGCAGAAGGTTTGCCGGCGGTAGAACGAGTAATCGGTGAAGGCATCAATGTCAACGTGACGCTGCTGTTTTCGGTGGAAAGCTATGTTAATAGCGCTTGGGCTTACATTCGGGGTTTGGAAGCATTCGCCGCCAAAGGTGGAGATGTCAGCAAGGTTTCCTCCGTTGCGAGTTTCTTCCTGAGTCGAATTGATAGCAACATCGATGCTCAGATTGACGAGAAACTCAAGGGTGTAACCGATATCTCGATGAAAGCCAAACTGGAGGCAGTAAAGGGGAAAGTCGCGATCGCCAATGCCAAAATTGCTTACCAGAAATATAAAGAGATTATCGCTAGCGATCGCTGGCAAGCCTTAGCAGCCAAAGGCGCAAAAGTGCAAAGGTTATTGTGGGCCTCCACCGGGACTAAAAATCCAGCTTACAGCGATGTCATGTATGTAGATGAATTAGTCGGGCCAGAAACCGTCAATACTCTACCACCGAGCACAATTGAAGCCTGTTTTGACCACTGCGACGTTGCACCCCGGATTGAAACAAACGTTCAGGAAGCTTACAACTTGATTGCCAACCTCAAAGATCCCGATATCGACATCAACCTTGACCAAGTAATGACAGACTTACTCCTAGACGGCATTGACAAATTCGTGCAACCCTTCCAATCGCTGATGAACTCCTTGGAAGATAAGGTTCAGCGGCTGGCCGCCGTCTAG
- the fbp gene encoding class 1 fructose-bisphosphatase has translation MVNAQIGEPHLSASEQVESLDRECTTLSRHVLEQLHSFSADAQDLSALMNRIALAGKLIARRLSRAGLMEDALGFTGGVNVQGESVKKMDIYANEVFISVFKQSGLVCRLASEEMEKPYYIPENCPLGRYSLLYDPLDGSSNLDINLNVGSIFSIRQQEGSDEDGLALDLLQEGRKQIAAGYVLYGPSTMLVYSIGKGVHSFTLDPSLGEFILSSENIQVPEHGPIYSVNEGNFWQWEESIRDYIRYVHRHEGYTARYGGALVGDFHRILLQGGVFLYPGTVKKPEGKLRLLYESAPLAFLIEQAGGRASTGTEDIMDVVPTKLHERTPLIIGSKEDVDLVKSFIKEHLRSENH, from the coding sequence ATGGTGAACGCACAGATAGGGGAACCCCACCTGAGTGCGAGCGAACAGGTAGAATCCTTAGACCGCGAATGCACGACTCTATCGCGTCACGTCTTAGAGCAACTCCACAGCTTCTCAGCAGACGCTCAGGATCTCAGCGCTCTGATGAATAGAATTGCCCTCGCGGGTAAGTTGATTGCCCGCAGGCTCAGCAGAGCTGGATTGATGGAAGATGCCTTGGGGTTTACTGGAGGGGTGAACGTCCAAGGAGAATCCGTCAAAAAGATGGATATCTATGCTAATGAGGTGTTTATCTCGGTATTCAAGCAAAGCGGCTTAGTCTGTCGCTTGGCCTCTGAGGAGATGGAAAAACCTTATTACATTCCAGAGAATTGTCCCCTGGGACGTTACAGCCTACTTTACGACCCTCTAGATGGCTCCTCAAACCTCGACATTAATTTGAATGTCGGTTCTATTTTCTCCATCCGTCAGCAAGAGGGAAGCGATGAGGACGGATTGGCTCTCGATTTGCTGCAAGAGGGGCGAAAACAGATTGCTGCGGGCTATGTCCTCTACGGGCCCAGTACGATGCTAGTTTACTCTATCGGTAAGGGAGTTCACTCATTTACCCTTGACCCTAGTTTGGGGGAGTTTATTCTATCGAGTGAAAATATCCAGGTTCCCGAACACGGCCCGATTTACAGTGTCAATGAAGGCAACTTTTGGCAGTGGGAGGAATCCATCCGGGATTACATTCGCTACGTACACCGCCATGAAGGTTATACAGCTCGCTACGGCGGGGCTTTGGTAGGAGATTTTCACCGAATTTTGCTGCAAGGTGGCGTGTTTTTGTATCCCGGAACTGTTAAGAAGCCGGAGGGTAAATTGCGCTTGCTCTACGAATCGGCTCCCTTGGCTTTTTTGATCGAGCAAGCTGGCGGGCGGGCCAGTACGGGAACTGAGGACATTATGGATGTGGTGCCGACCAAACTGCACGAGCGCACCCCCTTAATTATCGGTAGCAAAGAAGATGTCGATCTGGTGAAGTCGTTTATTAAAGAGCACTTGCGCTCTGAAAACCATTGA
- a CDS encoding Tse2 family ADP-ribosyltransferase toxin, with protein MAVAVRNTKGMSVSLAIESLPAFRRPAKFGGTGKDPIWQIDDKNIMGDLQAVQDTPTHVSILPRVTMSLERYEIALANTQNDWERVD; from the coding sequence ATTGCGGTTGCAGTAAGGAATACAAAGGGAATGTCCGTTTCTCTTGCAATTGAAAGTTTACCAGCATTTCGCAGACCTGCAAAATTTGGTGGAACTGGAAAAGACCCTATATGGCAAATTGATGACAAAAACATTATGGGAGATTTGCAGGCTGTCCAAGATACCCCGACCCACGTTAGCATCTTGCCAAGAGTTACAATGTCTCTAGAAAGGTACGAGATAGCATTGGCAAACACCCAAAATGATTGGGAAAGAGTTGATTAA
- a CDS encoding DNA cytosine methyltransferase, with protein MVENNTKYRPIGIDFFAGAGGMTLGFEQAGFDVLASVEIDPIHCATHNFNFPFWSVFCQSIIDITGAEIRQKSAIGDREIDVVFGGPPCQGFSLIGKRSLEDPRNSLVFEFIRLVIELNPKYFVIENVGGMAIGHHKNFIAEIINEFRENGYQIEENYQILNAAQYGVPQKRERLFLLGCRQDLTLPTYPQAFTHPASRKTSHSELPDSPNVWDALRDLPQVENYIELLEKDWVEISEDDYGKASDYGKILRGISSVDNDYSYKRIYNKRVLTSSLRTKHNAESKERFAATKPGKVEPISRFHKLDFDGVCNTLRAGTASNRGAFTSPRPIHPYTPRCITVREAARLHSYPDWFRFHVTKWHGFRQVGNSVPPLLAKAVASKIIEALNVIPVKPTEIKELGDEKLLRMDMSEAAYYYGVDPGVIEPRVRKIDEVEI; from the coding sequence ATGGTTGAAAACAATACAAAATATCGACCTATTGGTATTGATTTTTTTGCCGGAGCTGGCGGCATGACTCTCGGTTTCGAGCAAGCAGGTTTTGATGTATTGGCATCAGTTGAAATAGATCCAATTCATTGCGCTACTCATAATTTTAATTTTCCCTTTTGGTCTGTATTTTGTCAAAGTATTATTGACATAACTGGAGCAGAAATCAGACAAAAATCAGCCATTGGCGATCGAGAAATTGACGTAGTTTTTGGCGGGCCGCCCTGTCAAGGTTTTTCATTGATTGGTAAACGTTCCCTCGAAGATCCTAGAAATTCTCTAGTTTTTGAATTTATCCGGTTAGTTATAGAATTAAATCCCAAGTATTTTGTAATAGAAAATGTGGGAGGGATGGCAATCGGGCATCATAAAAATTTTATTGCCGAAATCATTAATGAATTTAGGGAAAATGGTTATCAAATAGAAGAAAATTATCAGATCCTTAATGCTGCCCAGTACGGAGTACCGCAAAAACGGGAAAGATTATTTTTATTAGGATGCCGACAGGATTTAACCTTACCAACTTATCCCCAAGCATTTACTCATCCTGCAAGTAGAAAAACATCTCATTCTGAATTACCAGATAGTCCGAATGTATGGGATGCTCTGCGAGATTTACCCCAAGTCGAAAATTATATAGAATTGTTAGAAAAAGATTGGGTAGAAATTTCTGAGGACGATTACGGTAAAGCTAGTGATTATGGCAAAATACTTCGCGGCATTTCTTCAGTAGATAACGATTATTCATACAAAAGAATTTATAATAAAAGGGTATTAACATCAAGTTTAAGAACAAAACATAATGCGGAATCGAAAGAAAGATTTGCCGCGACTAAACCGGGTAAAGTAGAACCAATCAGCCGTTTTCACAAACTAGATTTTGACGGAGTTTGTAATACATTAAGAGCTGGAACTGCCAGTAATAGAGGTGCTTTTACTTCTCCTCGACCGATTCATCCATATACTCCCAGATGTATTACTGTGAGAGAAGCTGCACGGCTGCATTCTTATCCTGACTGGTTTAGATTTCATGTGACAAAATGGCATGGATTTAGACAAGTGGGAAACTCGGTTCCGCCACTTTTAGCGAAGGCCGTCGCGTCAAAGATTATTGAAGCTTTGAATGTAATTCCGGTTAAACCTACAGAGATTAAAGAGTTGGGAGATGAAAAATTACTGAGAATGGATATGTCTGAAGCTGCTTATTATTATGGTGTAGATCCGGGGGTGATAGAACCTAGAGTTAGGAAAATAGATGAGGTGGAAATATGA
- the lpxB gene encoding lipid-A-disaccharide synthase produces MARIFISTGEVSGDLQGSLLTMSLKRLAAATNLELEIVGLGGSRMAHAGANILGDTAGIGSVGILESLPYILPTLQLQRQAKQYLQTQPPDLVVLIDYMGPNLSIGNYIRRRWPKVPIIWYIAPQFWVWSPPWQNTARIVSIADRFLAIFPEEADYLQKQGANVTWVGHPLADRMETAPSRENARAALGIEGKQVAIALIPASRQQEIKYLMPAIFKAAQIIQNKLPQVHFWIPLSREALRQPIERAIENYGLQATLLEGQTLDILAAADLAIAKSGTVNLEIALLNVPQVAIYSVNPVTYWLARNILKFSIPFMSPPNLILRKLIVPELLQEQASAENIVSIAMELLLNSERRGQMLADYGEMRESLGGVGACDRAADVILKLLTEACR; encoded by the coding sequence ATGGCGCGGATATTTATCAGCACTGGCGAAGTTTCTGGGGATTTACAAGGCTCTTTATTAACAATGAGCCTCAAGCGCCTAGCTGCGGCAACTAACTTAGAGTTAGAAATTGTCGGATTGGGCGGCTCACGGATGGCCCATGCTGGGGCTAATATTTTAGGTGATACTGCGGGTATTGGCTCAGTAGGCATTTTAGAATCATTGCCCTACATTTTGCCAACTCTCCAACTTCAGCGCCAAGCTAAGCAATACCTACAAACTCAACCACCGGATTTAGTCGTGTTGATCGACTATATGGGGCCAAATCTCAGCATTGGTAATTATATCCGCCGCCGTTGGCCAAAAGTGCCGATTATCTGGTACATTGCGCCTCAATTTTGGGTTTGGTCTCCTCCTTGGCAGAATACAGCTCGAATTGTATCGATCGCCGATCGCTTTTTGGCGATTTTCCCGGAGGAAGCAGATTATCTTCAAAAGCAAGGGGCAAATGTTACCTGGGTTGGGCATCCTTTAGCGGATCGGATGGAAACTGCGCCCAGTCGGGAGAATGCTCGTGCTGCGTTGGGGATTGAGGGGAAACAAGTGGCGATCGCGTTGATCCCCGCTTCCCGCCAACAAGAAATTAAGTATCTGATGCCGGCAATATTTAAGGCTGCTCAAATTATCCAGAATAAACTACCTCAAGTTCATTTCTGGATTCCCCTTTCTAGGGAAGCTCTTCGCCAACCCATCGAACGAGCTATTGAGAATTACGGTTTACAGGCTACCCTATTGGAAGGTCAGACTCTGGACATCTTGGCGGCTGCGGACTTGGCGATCGCCAAATCGGGTACTGTTAATTTGGAAATAGCTTTACTTAATGTTCCGCAAGTTGCTATCTACAGCGTTAACCCAGTAACTTATTGGCTTGCCCGTAATATCCTCAAGTTTTCTATCCCATTTATGTCTCCGCCTAACTTAATACTTCGGAAGCTAATCGTGCCAGAGTTACTGCAAGAGCAAGCGAGTGCGGAGAATATAGTATCAATCGCAATGGAACTGCTGCTCAATTCTGAGAGACGGGGACAAATGCTAGCAGATTATGGGGAAATGAGGGAAAGTTTGGGAGGAGTAGGAGCTTGCGATCGCGCCGCTGATGTAATTCTTAAACTACTAACAGAAGCCTGTCGCTGA
- the lpxA gene encoding acyl-ACP--UDP-N-acetylglucosamine O-acyltransferase yields the protein MPTLIHPTAVIHPAAQLHPTVQVGAYSVIGERVKIGQDTTIGAHAVLEGPLEIGARNQIFPGTAIGLEPQDLKYDGAPSWVKIGDDNRIREYVTINRATQAGEYTAIGNGNLLMAYVHVAHNCAIEDNVVISNSVSLAGHVHIESRAVIGGMVGIHQFARIGKMAMVGGMSRISQDVPPFMLVEGNPARVRSLNSVGIKRAGLTEEDYQILKKVFRILYRSGNSLNEALEQFSLLPENEHLQHLQHFFQASTTVGRRGPTPGTKKKHEEQ from the coding sequence ATGCCTACCCTGATTCACCCAACGGCTGTGATTCATCCCGCCGCTCAACTGCACCCCACTGTGCAGGTGGGAGCATATTCCGTAATTGGGGAAAGAGTTAAAATCGGCCAAGATACAACAATTGGAGCTCATGCGGTATTGGAAGGGCCGCTGGAAATAGGAGCTCGCAATCAAATCTTCCCAGGAACGGCGATCGGTTTAGAACCTCAAGACTTGAAATATGACGGTGCTCCAAGTTGGGTAAAAATTGGCGACGACAACCGAATTAGGGAGTATGTAACAATTAACCGAGCTACTCAAGCAGGTGAGTATACAGCGATCGGCAATGGCAATTTATTGATGGCTTACGTCCACGTAGCTCACAACTGCGCGATCGAAGATAATGTAGTGATTTCTAATTCTGTAAGTCTGGCAGGCCACGTTCACATTGAATCGCGGGCCGTGATTGGGGGAATGGTGGGGATTCACCAGTTCGCTCGGATTGGCAAAATGGCAATGGTCGGAGGGATGAGCCGGATCTCTCAAGATGTGCCGCCGTTTATGTTAGTAGAGGGGAATCCTGCAAGAGTGCGATCGCTTAACTCGGTAGGTATCAAACGTGCAGGTTTGACAGAGGAAGATTACCAAATTTTGAAAAAGGTATTTCGCATCCTTTACCGTTCTGGAAATAGCCTCAATGAAGCTTTGGAGCAGTTCAGTTTATTGCCAGAAAATGAACATTTGCAACACTTGCAACACTTCTTCCAAGCTTCTACAACAGTTGGCAGACGCGGCCCGACTCCCGGTACGAAAAAAAAGCATGAAGAGCAATAA